In one Silene latifolia isolate original U9 population chromosome 10, ASM4854445v1, whole genome shotgun sequence genomic region, the following are encoded:
- the LOC141608310 gene encoding uncharacterized protein LOC141608310: MGKTNITVDENNEIAHFLLANSVKGIPFRGNISEAAAKYGVTRKTIWLWWSRAKEKILAEKAIHLPSHRLGNTNKPKVPINIEMIKSLPFKNRLSIHKITKKLKVGHDTVQRWVEKGELKTHSNPIHPALTDSNKMQRLLFSLASIYVDIGQNLIKLKDMSCQIHIDEKWFYLTTTTDTYYIVPSEEEPYRSCQSKRYITKVMFMCAVKILPAIKAKWPANASKTIFIQKDNTRPHISNLDPDFRAATTSDGFDIHLVFQPPNSPDLNINDLGLFRSLQTLQNDEVASTVDELVNNVMIAFIDPESMKLNFNYLTLRSFMVEIMKCRRHNDFKIPHMSKESLLRQGILPTNITVGANLVRECLEYLDTNEHGSALNELGEGGAQLFTVQENVQGEEELLQMSETTEVDDVGDLFWFDV, encoded by the exons ATGGGAAAAACCAACATAAcagttgatgaaaataatgaaATAGCTCATTTTTTGTTGGCTAATTCAGTCAAAGGTATCCCTTTTAGGGGAAACATTTCTGAAGCGGCAGCAAAATACGGAGTCACTCGGAAGACGATTTGGCTATGGTGGAGTAGAGCGAAAGAGAAGATCTTAGCAGAGAAAGCAATCCACTTACCATCACATCGGTTGGGCAACACAAATAAACCAAAAGTGCCTATTAATATTGAGATGATAAAGAGCTTGCCATTCAAGAACCGTTTATCAATTCATAAAATAACAAAAAAACTGAAAGTTGGACATGATACGGTCCAACGTTGGGTCGAAAAAGGTGAATTAAAAACACATAGCAACCCAATCCATCCAGCCTTGACAGATTCAAACAAAATGCAAAGGCTTTTGTTTTCACTTGCCTCAATTTATGTAGACATTGGTCAAAATCTCATCAAGTTAAAAGATATGTCATGTCAAATTCACATTGACGAGAAGTGGTTTTACCTGACAACAACGACAGATACTTACTACATTGTTCCAAGTGAAGAGGAACCATATCGTTCATGCCAATCGAAGAGGTACATAACCAAAGTCATGTTCATGTGTGCTGTG AAAATACTTCCAGCAATCAAGGCAAAGTGGCCTGCTAATGCAAGTAAGACCATATTCATTCAAAAAGATAATACAAGACCACATATATCTAACCTTGACCCAGATTTTAGGGCTGCTACCACCTCAGATGGTTTTGATATTCACTTAGTTTTTCAACCACCTAATAGCCCTGATTTGAACATAAATGATTTAGGATTGTTTAGGTCTTTACAAACACTTCAGAATGATGAAGTTGCCTCTACAGTTGATGAATTAGTGAATAATGTTATGATAGCTTTTATAGATCCTGAATCAATGAAGTTGAACTTCAATTATCTTACTCTACGATCATTCATGGTGGAAATCATGAAATGTAGGAGACACAATGACTTCAAGATTCCTCACATGAGCAAGGAGTCACTATTGAGACAAGGAATACTCCCTACAAATATCACAGTTGGTGCAAACTTAGTAAGGGAATGTTTAGAATATTTGGATACAAATGAGCATGGCAGTGCTCTGAATGAACTAGGAGAGGGAGGAGCTCAATTATTTACAGTACAGGAAAATGTTCAGGGGGAAGAGGAATTGCTTCAGATGAGTGAAACAACAGAAGTGGATGATGTAGGAGATCTGTTTTGGTTTGATGTTTAG